A region from the Antennarius striatus isolate MH-2024 chromosome 24, ASM4005453v1, whole genome shotgun sequence genome encodes:
- the LOC137591625 gene encoding ATP-binding cassette sub-family C member 4-like isoform X1, which yields MSGGDRGKPSPLETAGFCSRMLLCWISPLMRLGKKKNLEESDLYGVLLEDRSETQGEELQRFWDREVRKAAKEGRKPKLSKVLIQRYWTPFAVAGLLAVSIEVMKVIQPLLLWRIIQFFETSDDPGLTSVYASGAALSLSAFALTFFQNSYYNSVLTTSMKIRVAMCHMIYRKALRLSSEAMVRTTTGQIVNLMSSDANRFDEVLTNLHFLWIGPLEVVGVTVLLWYWIGPSCLAGMAAIALMVPLQSWFGKMFGHFRTKTAIFSDRRIRIMNEVLSGIRIIKMYTWEKPFAALVAEVRRKEIHQVLKSSYLRGFNMASFFASTKIVVFVTFAVYVVLGNTITASSVFVTVSLYGTVKLTVTLFLPLGVEKLSESIVSIRRIQNFLLLEEVKATNSWRSPEEKDASYVEMERLLCYWDKCLDAPSLQDVSLAVKSHQLVAVVGPVGAGKSSLLSAILGELPVDKGKLRVKGRVTYASQQPWVFPGTIRSNILFGKPLDAQKYDSVIRACALKKDLELLPDGDLTLIGDKGATLSGGQKARVNLARAVYEDADVYLLDDPLSAVDTNVGKHLFEQCICGLLRNKSRLLVTHQLQYLWKADQIVVLKEGRVVAQGSYRDLQHSGLNVVSLLKSDNDVDPSSRSSDPDRQSLLSRRTKSSRGSHSSASSLLPPEGSATHELPVETVQAMAEETRVEGDVDLRIYVKYFTAGCNLVVLFLVVLLSVVAEVAYVLQDWWLVYWSREHVLNNTSIIKKMNATHSYDQGSNLTFYLSIYSGLTAAAVVFGYTRSLVICHGLVRSARTLHNNMFNAVIRTPVRFFDVNPIGRILNRFSKDINLIDSRLPITFVDVYQLFLQDTGVVVMAAAVIPLILVPVIPLIGVFLYLRRFYLCTSRAVKRLEATTRSPVFSHLSSSLQGLVTIRALKAEERLKKEFDDHQDRHSEAWFLFLMTSRWFALRIDCISSTFITMATFGCIFLRDGLNAGEVGLVLTYAVTLIGNFQWMTRQSAEVENMMTSVERVVEYMELKSEGAWASQKKLPSDWPSKGLVTFDHVNFSYSDDGPLVLRDISTTFQPREKIGVVGRTGAGKSSLISALFRLAEPRGNIYIDGILTSEIGLQDLRQKMSIIPQDPVLFTDTMRKNLDPFNQHSDQELWNALQEVQLKSLVEELPGKLETVLAESGSNFSVGQRQLVCLARAILRKNRILIIDEATANVDPRTDELIQKTIREKFRECTMLTIAHRLNTIIDSDRILVLDNGVIQELDRPLTLLQNKEGALYKMVQQMGPTEAAALRESARQHSGADSLKPPER from the exons ATGTCAGGGGGGGACAGAGGGAAGCCCAGCCCGCTGGAGACCGCGGGGTTCTGCTCCAGGATGCTTTTGTG ctGGATTTCGCCGCTGATGCGTCTCGGTAAGAAGAAGAACCTGGAGGAGAGCGACCTGTACGGCGTCCTGCTGGAGGACCGGTCGGAGACGCAGGGCGAGGAGCTTCAGAG GTTTTGGGACCGTGAAGTCAGAAAAGCtgcaaaggaaggaaggaagccgAAACTCAGCAAAGTCCTTATTCAGCGCTACTGGACGCCATTTGCCGTGGCTGGGCTGTTGGCCGTTTCAATA GAGGTGATGAAAGTAATCCAGCCTCTTCTCCTGTGGAGAATAATCCAGTTCTTTGAGACGTCCGACGACCCCGGCCTGACCTCGGTTTACGCCTCTGGAGCAGCGCTCTCCCTCTCCGCCTTCGCCCTGACCTTCTTCCAGAACTCCTACTACAACTCCGTGCTGACGACCTCCATGAAGATCCGTGTGGCCATGTGTCACATGATCTACAGGAAG GCTCTTCGCCTCAGCAGCGAGGCGATGGTCCGAACGACCACCGGCCAGATCGTCAACCTCATGTCCAGCGACGCCAACCGCTTCGACGAG gtCCTAACcaacctccacttcctgtggaTCGGCCCTCTGGAGGTGGTGGGGGTTACGGTGCTGCTCTGGTACTGGATCGGTCCGTCCTGTCTGGCCGGTATGGCGGCCATCGCCCTCATGGTGCCGTTGCAGAGTTGGTTTGGGAAGATGTTTGGCCACTTCAG gACCAAAACGGCGATTTTCTCCGACAGGAGGATCCGCATCATGAACGAAGTTCTGTCCGGCATCCGGATCATCAAGATGTACACGTGGGAGAAACCGTTCGCCGCCTTGGTCGCCGAAGTCAGAAG GAAGGAGATCCACCAGGTGCTGAAGAGCTCCTACCTGCGCGGCTTCAATATGGCCTCCTTCTTCGCCAGCACCAAGATTGTGGTGTTCGTCACCTTCGCCGTCTACGTCGTCCTCGGCAACACCATCACCGCCAGCAGCGTGTTCGTCACCGTCTCGCTCTACGGCACCGTAAAGCTGACCGTCACACTGTTCCTGCCGCTCGGTGTGGAGAAGCTGTCGGAGTCCATCGTCAGCATCCGTCGGATTCAG aacttcctgctgctggaggaagtGAAGGCGACCAACTCGTGGCGTTCGCCGGAGGAAAAAGATGCGAGCTACGTGGAGATGGAGCGTCTGCTCTGCTACTGGGACAAG TGTCTGGACGCCCCGTCGCTGCAGGACGTCTCCCTGGCGGTGAAGTCCCACCAGCTCGTGGCCGTGGTCGGCCCCGTGGGGGCCGGAAAG TCATCCCTGCTGAGCGCCATCCTGGGGGAGCTGCCTGTAGACAAGGGGAAGctgagggtcaaaggtcggGTCACCTACGCCTCCCAGCAGCCCTGGGTGTTCCCCGGAACCATCCGCAGCAACATCCTGTTCGGGAAGCCGCTGGACGCGCAGAAGTACGACAGCGTGATCCGAGCCTGCGCCCTGAAGAAG GACCTGGAGCTGCTCCCCGACGGGGACCTGACGCTCATCGGGGACAAGGGCGCCACGCTCAGCGGGGGGCAGAAGGCTCGTGTCAACCTGGCGAG ggccGTCTACGAGGACGCAGACGTCTACCTCCTGGACGACCCGTTGAGCGCCGTTGACACCAATGTCGGGAAGCATCTCTTTGAGCA GTGCATCTGCGGTCTGCTGAGGAACAAGTCCCGCCTCCTCGTCACCCACCAGCTGCAGTACCTGTGGAAGGCCGACCAGATTGTGGTCCTCAAGGAG GGTCGCGTCGTGGCTCAGGGTTCCTACAGAGACCTGCAGCACTCGGGCCTGAACGTCGTGTCGTTGCTGAAATCCGACAACGACGTGGATCCGTCGTCCCGATCGTCCGACCCCGACAGACAGTCGCTGCTCAGCAGGAGGACCAAAAGCTCACGCGGGTCACACAGCTCCGCCAGCAGCCTCctgccaccagagggcagcGCCACACACGAGCTTCCT GTGGAGACGGTTCAAGCGATGGCGGAGGAGACTCGAGTCGAGGGAGACGTCGACCTCCGCATTTATGTGAAATACTTCACCGCAGGGTGTAACCTGGTGGTGTTATTCCTGGTTGTGCTTCTCAGTGTCGTCGCCGAG GTTGCTTATGTTCTCCAGGACTGGTGGCTGGTGTACTG GTCCAGAGAACATGTTTTGAACAACACGTCCATCATTAAAAAGATGAACGCGACTCATTCGTACGATCAAGGGTCAAATCTGACCTTTTACCTCAGCATATATTCAG GTCTGACAGCCGCCGCCGTGGTGTTCGGTTACACCAGGAGTTTGGTCATCTGTCACGGTTTGGTGAGGTCGGCTCGGACGCTCCACAACAACATGTTCAACGCCGTCATCCGGACGCCCGTTCGCTTCTTCGACGTCAACCCCATCG GGAGAATTCTCAACAGATTTTCCAAAGACATCAACCTGATTGACTCCAGGCTTCCCATCACCTTTGTGGACGTCTATCAG TTGTTTTTACAGGATACTGGTGTGGTTGTCATGGCAGCGGCAGTCATCCCTCTCATCCTCGTCCCTGTCATTCCTCTGATTGGAGTTTTCTTGTACCTGAGGCGTTTCTATCTCTGCACGTCTCGAGCCGTCAAACGTCTGGAGGCTACAA CTCGGAGTCCAGTCTTCTCCCATCTGTCTTCATCTCTTCAGGGATTGGTGACAATCCGGGCCCtcaaagctgaagagaggtTGAAGAAAGAGTTTGACGACCATCAGGACCGCCACTCAG AGGCCTGGTTTCTCTTCCTGATGACCTCCCGCTGGTTTGCTTTACGCATTGACTGCATTTCTTCCACTttcatcaccatggcaacattcGGCTGCATCTTCCTCAGAGATG GACTCAATGCCGGGGAGGTGGGCTTGGTTCTGACCTACGCTGTGACCCTGATTGGAAACTTCCAGTGGATGACGAGGCAGAGCgctgaggtggagaacatg ATGACCTCAGTGGAGAGAGTGGTGGAGTACATGGAGTTAAAGAGCGAAGGGGCCTGGGCATCCCAAAAGAAACTGCCTTCTGATTGGCCCAGCAAAGGCCTGGTGACCTTCGATCATGTTAACTTCTCCTACAGTGATGATGGACCTCTGGTCCTGAGAGACATCAGCACCACCTTCCAGCCCAGAGAGAAG ATTGGAGTCGTTGGCAGAACCGGAGCGGGAAAAAGTTCTCTGATCTCGGCTCTGTTCCGCCTGGCGGAGCCTCGGGGGAATATTTACATCGATGGGATTCTGACGTCTGAGATCGGCCTCCAAGACCTGCGGCAGAAGATGTCCATCATCCCTCAG GACCCGGTTCTGTTTACGGACACCATGAGGAAGAACTTGGACCCGTTCAACCAACATTCAGACCAAGAACTGTGGAACGCCCTACAAGAG gtgcagCTGAAGTCCCTGGTGGAGGAGCTGCCCGGGAAGCTGGAGACGGTCCTGGCCGAATCGGGATCCAACTTCAGCGTGGGCCAGAGACAACTGGTGTGTCTGGCCAGAGCCATCCTGAGGAAGAACCGCATCCTCATCATCGACGAGGCCACGGCCAACGTGGACCCCAG GACAGACGAGCTGATCCAGAAAACCATCAGGGAGAAGTTCAGAGAATGCACCATGCTGACCATCGCCCACCGCCTCAACACCATCATCGACAGCGACAGGATCCTG GTGCTGGACAACGGTGTGATCCAGGAGTTAGACCGTCCCCTCACCCTGCTGCAGAATAAAGAGGGCGCCCTCTATAAGATGGTGCAACAGATGGGCCCGACTGAGGCAGCGGCTCTGCGGGAGTCAGCCAGACAG CACAGCGGCGCTGACAGCCTGAAGCCGCCAGAGCGATGA
- the LOC137591625 gene encoding ATP-binding cassette sub-family C member 4-like isoform X2, giving the protein MSGGDRGKPSPLETAGFCSRMLLCWISPLMRLGKKKNLEESDLYGVLLEDRSETQGEELQRFWDREVRKAAKEGRKPKLSKVLIQRYWTPFAVAGLLAVSIEVMKVIQPLLLWRIIQFFETSDDPGLTSVYASGAALSLSAFALTFFQNSYYNSVLTTSMKIRVAMCHMIYRKALRLSSEAMVRTTTGQIVNLMSSDANRFDEVLTNLHFLWIGPLEVVGVTVLLWYWIGPSCLAGMAAIALMVPLQSWFGKMFGHFRTKTAIFSDRRIRIMNEVLSGIRIIKMYTWEKPFAALVAEVRRKEIHQVLKSSYLRGFNMASFFASTKIVVFVTFAVYVVLGNTITASSVFVTVSLYGTVKLTVTLFLPLGVEKLSESIVSIRRIQNFLLLEEVKATNSWRSPEEKDASYVEMERLLCYWDKCLDAPSLQDVSLAVKSHQLVAVVGPVGAGKSSLLSAILGELPVDKGKLRVKGRVTYASQQPWVFPGTIRSNILFGKPLDAQKYDSVIRACALKKDLELLPDGDLTLIGDKGATLSGGQKARVNLARAVYEDADVYLLDDPLSAVDTNVGKHLFEQCICGLLRNKSRLLVTHQLQYLWKADQIVVLKEGRVVAQGSYRDLQHSGLNVVSLLKSDNDVDPSSRSSDPDRQSLLSRRTKSSRGSHSSASSLLPPEGSATHELPVETVQAMAEETRVEGDVDLRIYVKYFTAGCNLVVLFLVVLLSVVAEVAYVLQDWWLVYWSREHVLNNTSIIKKMNATHSYDQGSNLTFYLSIYSGLTAAAVVFGYTRSLVICHGLVRSARTLHNNMFNAVIRTPVRFFDVNPIGRILNRFSKDINLIDSRLPITFVDVYQLFLQDTGVVVMAAAVIPLILVPVIPLIGVFLYLRRFYLCTSRAVKRLEATTRSPVFSHLSSSLQGLVTIRALKAEERLKKEFDDHQDRHSEAWFLFLMTSRWFALRIDCISSTFITMATFGCIFLRDGLNAGEVGLVLTYAVTLIGNFQWMTRQSAEVENMMTSVERVVEYMELKSEGAWASQKKLPSDWPSKGLVTFDHVNFSYSDDGPLVLRDISTTFQPREKIGVVGRTGAGKSSLISALFRLAEPRGNIYIDGILTSEIGLQDLRQKMSIIPQDPVLFTDTMRKNLDPFNQHSDQELWNALQEVQLKSLVEELPGKLETVLAESGSNFSVGQRQLVCLARAILRKNRILIIDEATANVDPRTDELIQKTIREKFRECTMLTIAHRLNTIIDSDRILVLDNGVIQELDRPLTLLQNKEGALYKMVQQMGPTEAAALRESARQRR; this is encoded by the exons ATGTCAGGGGGGGACAGAGGGAAGCCCAGCCCGCTGGAGACCGCGGGGTTCTGCTCCAGGATGCTTTTGTG ctGGATTTCGCCGCTGATGCGTCTCGGTAAGAAGAAGAACCTGGAGGAGAGCGACCTGTACGGCGTCCTGCTGGAGGACCGGTCGGAGACGCAGGGCGAGGAGCTTCAGAG GTTTTGGGACCGTGAAGTCAGAAAAGCtgcaaaggaaggaaggaagccgAAACTCAGCAAAGTCCTTATTCAGCGCTACTGGACGCCATTTGCCGTGGCTGGGCTGTTGGCCGTTTCAATA GAGGTGATGAAAGTAATCCAGCCTCTTCTCCTGTGGAGAATAATCCAGTTCTTTGAGACGTCCGACGACCCCGGCCTGACCTCGGTTTACGCCTCTGGAGCAGCGCTCTCCCTCTCCGCCTTCGCCCTGACCTTCTTCCAGAACTCCTACTACAACTCCGTGCTGACGACCTCCATGAAGATCCGTGTGGCCATGTGTCACATGATCTACAGGAAG GCTCTTCGCCTCAGCAGCGAGGCGATGGTCCGAACGACCACCGGCCAGATCGTCAACCTCATGTCCAGCGACGCCAACCGCTTCGACGAG gtCCTAACcaacctccacttcctgtggaTCGGCCCTCTGGAGGTGGTGGGGGTTACGGTGCTGCTCTGGTACTGGATCGGTCCGTCCTGTCTGGCCGGTATGGCGGCCATCGCCCTCATGGTGCCGTTGCAGAGTTGGTTTGGGAAGATGTTTGGCCACTTCAG gACCAAAACGGCGATTTTCTCCGACAGGAGGATCCGCATCATGAACGAAGTTCTGTCCGGCATCCGGATCATCAAGATGTACACGTGGGAGAAACCGTTCGCCGCCTTGGTCGCCGAAGTCAGAAG GAAGGAGATCCACCAGGTGCTGAAGAGCTCCTACCTGCGCGGCTTCAATATGGCCTCCTTCTTCGCCAGCACCAAGATTGTGGTGTTCGTCACCTTCGCCGTCTACGTCGTCCTCGGCAACACCATCACCGCCAGCAGCGTGTTCGTCACCGTCTCGCTCTACGGCACCGTAAAGCTGACCGTCACACTGTTCCTGCCGCTCGGTGTGGAGAAGCTGTCGGAGTCCATCGTCAGCATCCGTCGGATTCAG aacttcctgctgctggaggaagtGAAGGCGACCAACTCGTGGCGTTCGCCGGAGGAAAAAGATGCGAGCTACGTGGAGATGGAGCGTCTGCTCTGCTACTGGGACAAG TGTCTGGACGCCCCGTCGCTGCAGGACGTCTCCCTGGCGGTGAAGTCCCACCAGCTCGTGGCCGTGGTCGGCCCCGTGGGGGCCGGAAAG TCATCCCTGCTGAGCGCCATCCTGGGGGAGCTGCCTGTAGACAAGGGGAAGctgagggtcaaaggtcggGTCACCTACGCCTCCCAGCAGCCCTGGGTGTTCCCCGGAACCATCCGCAGCAACATCCTGTTCGGGAAGCCGCTGGACGCGCAGAAGTACGACAGCGTGATCCGAGCCTGCGCCCTGAAGAAG GACCTGGAGCTGCTCCCCGACGGGGACCTGACGCTCATCGGGGACAAGGGCGCCACGCTCAGCGGGGGGCAGAAGGCTCGTGTCAACCTGGCGAG ggccGTCTACGAGGACGCAGACGTCTACCTCCTGGACGACCCGTTGAGCGCCGTTGACACCAATGTCGGGAAGCATCTCTTTGAGCA GTGCATCTGCGGTCTGCTGAGGAACAAGTCCCGCCTCCTCGTCACCCACCAGCTGCAGTACCTGTGGAAGGCCGACCAGATTGTGGTCCTCAAGGAG GGTCGCGTCGTGGCTCAGGGTTCCTACAGAGACCTGCAGCACTCGGGCCTGAACGTCGTGTCGTTGCTGAAATCCGACAACGACGTGGATCCGTCGTCCCGATCGTCCGACCCCGACAGACAGTCGCTGCTCAGCAGGAGGACCAAAAGCTCACGCGGGTCACACAGCTCCGCCAGCAGCCTCctgccaccagagggcagcGCCACACACGAGCTTCCT GTGGAGACGGTTCAAGCGATGGCGGAGGAGACTCGAGTCGAGGGAGACGTCGACCTCCGCATTTATGTGAAATACTTCACCGCAGGGTGTAACCTGGTGGTGTTATTCCTGGTTGTGCTTCTCAGTGTCGTCGCCGAG GTTGCTTATGTTCTCCAGGACTGGTGGCTGGTGTACTG GTCCAGAGAACATGTTTTGAACAACACGTCCATCATTAAAAAGATGAACGCGACTCATTCGTACGATCAAGGGTCAAATCTGACCTTTTACCTCAGCATATATTCAG GTCTGACAGCCGCCGCCGTGGTGTTCGGTTACACCAGGAGTTTGGTCATCTGTCACGGTTTGGTGAGGTCGGCTCGGACGCTCCACAACAACATGTTCAACGCCGTCATCCGGACGCCCGTTCGCTTCTTCGACGTCAACCCCATCG GGAGAATTCTCAACAGATTTTCCAAAGACATCAACCTGATTGACTCCAGGCTTCCCATCACCTTTGTGGACGTCTATCAG TTGTTTTTACAGGATACTGGTGTGGTTGTCATGGCAGCGGCAGTCATCCCTCTCATCCTCGTCCCTGTCATTCCTCTGATTGGAGTTTTCTTGTACCTGAGGCGTTTCTATCTCTGCACGTCTCGAGCCGTCAAACGTCTGGAGGCTACAA CTCGGAGTCCAGTCTTCTCCCATCTGTCTTCATCTCTTCAGGGATTGGTGACAATCCGGGCCCtcaaagctgaagagaggtTGAAGAAAGAGTTTGACGACCATCAGGACCGCCACTCAG AGGCCTGGTTTCTCTTCCTGATGACCTCCCGCTGGTTTGCTTTACGCATTGACTGCATTTCTTCCACTttcatcaccatggcaacattcGGCTGCATCTTCCTCAGAGATG GACTCAATGCCGGGGAGGTGGGCTTGGTTCTGACCTACGCTGTGACCCTGATTGGAAACTTCCAGTGGATGACGAGGCAGAGCgctgaggtggagaacatg ATGACCTCAGTGGAGAGAGTGGTGGAGTACATGGAGTTAAAGAGCGAAGGGGCCTGGGCATCCCAAAAGAAACTGCCTTCTGATTGGCCCAGCAAAGGCCTGGTGACCTTCGATCATGTTAACTTCTCCTACAGTGATGATGGACCTCTGGTCCTGAGAGACATCAGCACCACCTTCCAGCCCAGAGAGAAG ATTGGAGTCGTTGGCAGAACCGGAGCGGGAAAAAGTTCTCTGATCTCGGCTCTGTTCCGCCTGGCGGAGCCTCGGGGGAATATTTACATCGATGGGATTCTGACGTCTGAGATCGGCCTCCAAGACCTGCGGCAGAAGATGTCCATCATCCCTCAG GACCCGGTTCTGTTTACGGACACCATGAGGAAGAACTTGGACCCGTTCAACCAACATTCAGACCAAGAACTGTGGAACGCCCTACAAGAG gtgcagCTGAAGTCCCTGGTGGAGGAGCTGCCCGGGAAGCTGGAGACGGTCCTGGCCGAATCGGGATCCAACTTCAGCGTGGGCCAGAGACAACTGGTGTGTCTGGCCAGAGCCATCCTGAGGAAGAACCGCATCCTCATCATCGACGAGGCCACGGCCAACGTGGACCCCAG GACAGACGAGCTGATCCAGAAAACCATCAGGGAGAAGTTCAGAGAATGCACCATGCTGACCATCGCCCACCGCCTCAACACCATCATCGACAGCGACAGGATCCTG GTGCTGGACAACGGTGTGATCCAGGAGTTAGACCGTCCCCTCACCCTGCTGCAGAATAAAGAGGGCGCCCTCTATAAGATGGTGCAACAGATGGGCCCGACTGAGGCAGCGGCTCTGCGGGAGTCAGCCAGACAG CGGCGCTGA
- the timmdc1 gene encoding complex I assembly factor TIMMDC1, mitochondrial encodes MHPELPRTGPALQRHRSDSAPGVTLSTGRLQGFIQSARPPSFCFLLPRVHAADTTAAQPAQTPASSSLLPSSTSPAPAPTPSPSFIPECIGNPELPETGWERIKHFFHRDGTPQYPEEINNVIKSGLFSGMIGFLYGGVPAARYARRRYIQSSQAEIYTSRVDAIRSSHNAAIRGLLRYGCRWGWRVAAFVTLFNSVSTGLLVYRNKYAISNYAAAGAVSGALFRVSLGPKGVVAGAVIGTVLGIPIGALIIGMQSLMGQDPGEGRKRKQKELYEKRLGEWTGRLQLTDELIGDLTVRSEHDDTSQDVDRIQELLSLPPNDDAVDSSSQ; translated from the exons ATGCATCCAGAGCTGCCCAGAACGGGTCCTGCCCTGCAGAGACATCGGTCAGACTCAGCCCCTGGGGTCACGCTCAGCACCGGTCGCTTACAGGGCTTCATCCAGAGTGCCAGGCCTCCGTCCTTCTGCTTCCTGCTCCCCAGGGTCCATGCAGCTGACACTACTGCTGCCCAGCCTGCACagacgcccgcttcttcctccTTGTTGCCATCCTCCACTAGTCCTGCTCCTGCACCCACACCCTCGCCCAGCTTCATACCAGAGTGCATCGGCAATCCAGAACTACCAGAAACCGGATGGGAGCGCATCAAGCACTTCTTTCACAGAGA TGGGACACCTCAGTACCCAGAGGAGATAAATAATGTGATCAAGAGTGGGCTATTTTCTGGAATGATTGGTTTCCTGTACGGAGGCGTGCCAGCAGCTCGCTATGCCAGACGGAGATATATCCAATCCAGCCAGGCAGAAATCTACACCAGTCGAGTGGACGCCATT CGCTCGTCCCATAATGCAGCAATCCGAGGTTTACTGAGATACGGGTGCAGGTGGGGCTGGAGGGTGGCGGCTTTCGTCACTTTGTTCAA TTCTGTCAGCACGGGGCTGTTGGTGTACCGGAACAAGTATGCCATCAGCAACTACGCTGCAGCTGGAG ctGTGAGCGGAGCTCTCTTCAGAGTCAGCCTGGGCCCGAAAGGCGTTGTGGCGGGGGCGGTCATCGGAACAGTGCTGGG gATTCCCATCGGCGCTCTGATCATCGGCATGCAGTCGCTGATGGGACAAGATCCTGGAGAAGGAAGGAAGCGCAAACAGAAGGAGCTTTATGAGAAAAGACTCGGAGAATG GACGGGCCGTCTGCAGCTGACGGACGAGCTGATCGGCGATCTGACCGTCCGATCGGAACACGACGACACCAGCCAGGACGTGGACAGGATCCAAGAGCTGCTCAGTTTACCCCCGAACGACGACGCTGTGGACTCGAGCAGCCAGTGA